A stretch of DNA from Ochotona princeps isolate mOchPri1 chromosome 13, mOchPri1.hap1, whole genome shotgun sequence:
GGCTCACACTGCAGACATGGATGATAGGGAACAGGACATGCTGGCTGGGGCCGGGACACATAGCTTGATCTTGGGGGTTGTCCCTGGCTCCAGTGCTTCCACGGGGCACTGGCACACCACTGCCTTCTTTGGGCCAGATCTAGCTTCAGGCACAGGTTCCACAAAGTGCAAAACCCTTGGGTTTGGGAACCCAAACAGTGGGACTCTCAGTGGCCACTTGTATGGGAACTCACCAAGAGAAACTTCCAGTGTTCACATAGATGACTGGTTGTGGTCCCCCTCTCACTGGGGAGAACACAAACCATATGATTACTTATGGTGACATGTAAGCACTAGACCAGTAAGGGCTATGCATGTCATGGCCACATCCAGCCAGAGATCTTTCCAGAACAACACTCTTATTTACTAGCTTTGCCACAAATAATGCCATAAAGTGTGTGGGCTCCATATAACCTGCTGTAGGAATCATTTCCTGTCTCTTGCTCTCATAAGAAAGGCTGCAGTGAAGAGCCATGGCCAAGGCTGAGGCCAGGTGTGTCCACATGGGTCACACTCGTGCACCTGCCTGTTCTGACAGAATCAAATGCCCAGTGTCCTCTGTGTGAAGGTGTAGGGGATTCCCCTCATAAGGAATTAAGAACCCCAGTCCTGCAGTGCTTAGCATGCATTTCCCAAGTCGAAACTTGGGGGACAGTTTCGTAACACAGCCATTGAGATTGAGCAAGTACTCAAGTATTTAAGCCTATTCATCAAATACTGcacacacattacacacacaATATGCACCCAGGCTCACTAAACCCACTACAATCATATTACATGCAcaattcaaatacacacacaaatcagATTCACAATACACAGTAAACACAGTATACACacgtaacacacacacatactcactaGACCCACTATAAATATACTACACACGTATTTATGTACATCAAACACACAATACAGACCCATGTACACACTACACACataatacacatacatgcacaataAAACCACCAGACATACTATAcacaataaaaacatatttaagcAAACATGATATAGAGACCGACTACTATACATACTCTCCATATTCTATAAAACAAACTCCAAAATGATCACAGAATtaaacaataaatacaaaatgaTACAATTATTAGGAAAGGAAACAGGGCAAAATTTGGATGGCCTTGACaatgagtttttttaaatatttgtttatttgaacagaAGTTGCAAGAGAACAGATAAGGTagatagatatcttccatctgcgaGTCCATCAGCTGGTCCATGCCCCAGATGGCCAGAACAAACAgaaccaggtcaaagtcaggagacaagaTCTGGATCCCAAAACCCCTTGAGGGTGGGTGGCAGATGTTGAGACACTTGGCGctatttcactgctttcccaggtgctttgtaGGTAACTaggtcagaagtgaaacagctgaaattGCAATTGgcagccatataggatgccagtgtgacAGGTGACAGCTTATCCCCATGAACCATGTTTTTAACCACATCAAAACTATCCCTGAAGAATGATAAGGGTTGATGCTAGGGCCTTGGTCAGGAAGGCTGAGACTGGTCTAATCCCAGGAAAAGTGCCCAAGTCACTCCTGGAAGAAAGTGCTAGTACTGGCCACTATGGAACATGTACTGCACCCAGTGATGGGGCCGTGAGTCAGTGTGCACGTCTGTGTATTTGTGTCTACTGTCCATGAGCatgactgtgtgtgtctgtgtgagaatCTCTGTGTGATGACAGAAGGCAGGGTCAGCTGGCATCTCAGCTGAGCAGCTCAGCTTCAGGAGTCTTTCTAAAGGGGGAAGAAGTGGAATCACAGTGCCCTTTCTCCCAGAACAGCTTTGAGCACAGAGCAGCCCCAGACCTCATCCTCTCTAAGGCCCTCATGGGGTTTTGGATTTTCTGCTTATTCTTGGGCACTGTCAGAAGCCTCAGTTTCTTTAAGACTGAGGGCCAGTTCAGTAGACAATCACCTCACAGGTACTCTGGGGACAGCACCTTGGTGggcttgtggtacagcaggtactTGTTCAGGTGGCTCTCATCATGCCACACAGCCTCGATGCTAGTGGTCTTGTCAATCACAATGGCCTGGTGACAAGCACTGGTGAGCTGCTGCACCTCAGCCACTGATCCCCCAAGGAAGGCTCCAATGTAGTAGGAATCAGCCCCGTCCCAGGGGATATATGCCTGGGACATCCACCGATGCTGATAGATTAAGGCCTCATGGAGGGCTGCATAGAAACTAGGGTGCAGAGTGCCAAAGAGTGTGGTCAGGATCTCCACCCCGACATGGTCCCAGAAGATCATGCCCACATCAGTGCACATCAGGTAATCCACCCCATGATGGAAGCGCTGCTGAGAGAAGATGCTGATCACCTCCATATGGTTCATGGACATGTCCTGCCAGCAGTCAACCAGTCACATTCTGCAGCTGGAACTGCTCATTCAAGAGGTCAATGTTGAATGCCCCATCCCAGATGATGGGAGCCAGACAGGATGTCACCACAAGGACATCACTTCTGCACGGGAGAGAGTCCCATAGCAACATGTAAGCCAAGAGCAGAGCAAATACACACAGCTGCCCCCCATCACTAGACCCTCTCTTCAGCCTCCATCTTCTGACATTTCACAGAGCTGCCCCCATTACAAAGGGACTTGGTAGGAGACCAACCCCAGACAGCCCCAGACTCCAGACTCCAGACAGCCCTGCTGTGAGAAGGGAGGTCCAGGCCCTGTGGAGGTCCACCCACCAATGGCAGGAGTGTATGGAAGACCCTATCACAGCTTTGAGCATTCCCTGATGGATAAAGGGACAGAAAACTGGGGAACCAGATTAGAGGAATGAAATGAGGACAGGGAATATTGTGGGGGCCTTCAGATTCAGGCCTCACAGAACCTAAGTGTAACAGCTTCCCTGAGCTCCAGATATGCCACACCCTCCTCTACTGTCCACGTCAGCACCTGTCCCATATGAAACATTTGCCAGTCAAGTCACTCACGAGTTAGTCAATGCCTCAGGCTGTGGATACACCACCCTGCAAAACAAGACACCATGTGTGTGATCCATGAAACGATGGAGCATACAGGCTGCGGGTTGTGTGCAGGACAAACAGCTCCACACAGACTGCCCTGCTCCCACTTGGCCCATCATTCGATATCCTGGGTAAGGTCATTTTAGAGGCTCTTACTCAGCATTGGTAAACAAGAGAGAGTGACTGAGGAACTTCAGAGTTCTAGGAAGACTGCTCAGAGTTTTGTGGTTCACTTTGGGTATGGAGGAAGCTTGACATGATCTTGGCTCCTGGGAGTGTCTCAGGGAGAGTGCAGGATCATGGGCTTGTTCTGTCTCTCACCGGCTATCTAACCCAGGTCATGTGGCTTGCAGTGTGGACAATACGGGAGCAACAGCTCATGCCTTGGCTGTCACACAATCTGCTCTGAAGGGGATGTGTGACCCTGACCTCCTCCAAAAGCACGCAAATcccaggagtgaaccaggacacATTCTCAAAGAAGCTATGCCTGCACTAACATGGGCCACAGTGAAGGTGGCATGCTACAAGGGTCAAACCATCACTAAAGAATTTCCAGGGGACCCACGGAGGAGGTCCCAGAGAATTGAGGAGCATTGAGGAAGAGGGTACCTCAGGTTGGGGAGAGGTCCAGATTGAATATTTGACAGACACAGAATCTTGGGTGGGAAAATGAAGATTCTGGAGAGCATAATGTTGATGACTACAAAGAATGTCTGAGCAGGCTGCTACTGATGTCCACTTCAAAATGCTTGAGGGAAATGACAGTTTTGTATATTTTTCAGTTACAAAcataaacaaaaaggaagaggACCATAAGGCTCACGAGGCTGGCAGCTTCAGCCATGACAAATGCACCATGGCAGGCCCAGCTCCCTGAACTTCCATTCTATGCTAGTGGCCACCACATAGAAAAGCCAGATGACATGCATTGCCACTTTGTCTCCCAGAAGTTGTGGGATAAGGGCAAATTCAGAGCATAGATGGTGGGAAAGAGACATCTAGCTCCACGGAAGGCCGGCAGATGGGGGATGCCCAGCATCCAGATTCTGTCCAGGGCTCAGACATCCATAGGGCAGATGTGAGACTGCTATCAAACATATAGGACAAATATGGTAAATGGCAGGTGAAAATGCAACATGTTGCATACACATTTTAAACAATGGGTGAAAATCCAAAATGAATGACACACATTGAAAACTACAGTTGCAAATCCAAGTCTTCATGAATACAAAACAGATGGTATGTGGAAATCATATTGGTAGTAGACACATTGTAAAAAGCAGATGGAAATCCAACTGATAGCAGACACACGGTAATTGGCAGGTGGAAATCCAACACATAGTAGACACACTGGATACAGCTGGCAGAAATTCAACACGTTGCTGAATGCATTATAACCTGAAGGTGAACATCCAACTGATAGCCAATACATTTTTCACAGTAGGTGGAAATGCAACACTGAGCAGAACATTGTAAATTGCCAGCAGAAATCCTACTCTATCAAGACCCACTGTACATGGCAGGAGGAAATTCAACATGTAATAGACACATTACAAAACACAAGTGGAAATCCAACTGGTACCATATATATTGTAAAGGGCAAGTACAAA
This window harbors:
- the LOC105942610 gene encoding histo-blood group ABO system transferase 2-like, with amino-acid sequence MYMLERSIIPKKKIFWDKLIMRYSALTMEFIVDMSMNHMEVISIFSQQRFHHGVDYLMCTDVGMIFWDHVGVEILTTLFGTLHPSFYAALHEALIYQHRWMSQAYIPWDGADSYYIGAFLGGSVAEVQQLTSACHQAIVIDKTTSIEAVWHDESHLNKYLLYHKPTKVLSPEYL